In Rutidosis leptorrhynchoides isolate AG116_Rl617_1_P2 chromosome 6, CSIRO_AGI_Rlap_v1, whole genome shotgun sequence, the DNA window cagttatgtttgcagaatgcattgtggagaaagttttctccatcatatcagcatcacttatttcttgaccacagaattgaagctttgaacggatcttgaacatggtcgAGCTGTATttacttacctttttgaaatcttggaaccttagatttctccattcttccctcgcagctgggagtaatatttccttttgattatcgaatatactcttgatactttcccataaaacatgtggatctttgatagtgagaaacatatgttttaaggtggtatcaatatgtttgcgaataaaagcaattgattttaatttatcttgatcggaacaagtattgttttcttttaaagtttctagaatacccaatgatccaagatttatttctacgtccataacacatgatgtgtagtttgttcccgatacgtctaaggcatcaaactcaagctttgataagtttgacattttctattttcagaaagatgaacaacataaatcataatcataatcataatcaattttttttttcatagacaaataacaacatgaaattagaattagtttagattcataaatagcAAACAacggaataatggtatgattacaaataataaaaccataagggaagGATAGATTATATGTTCATCTAGTGGTGTACAAGCAACAAGGATGATAGCTATTATGACCAATACAGTAGGGAAAATCATCCTTGAGTTAATcatcttttaaaatattttttgagagtagtaatttgagaaaatgaagattgatttgtgaaaatgtgaaaacgagtatgtttaatttatatttgaaaaatatagtcgttgtaacgtcgtcaatcgacgttaacaaccgttatgtatatatatgaccgttgtaccgTTGTTAATTAATGTTAATCGaccgttatgtactcgttgtattaattataattttaataaaagaattttattagtataaatatgattactataaaatacatttagtataaatatgtttagtataaatatgaatattaagagaataaacatattatgcataaataataaatttaagaataaacattagtatgcatgaaataaataatgattaattgcataaataattataaatgttagataacataaatataaatgttagtgaagttaataagagttagattacagaaatataattcaggcggtataaccgaccatatataacataaatataaatgttaatgaagttaataaaagttagattacagaaatataatttaggcggtttaaccgaccatatataacataaatataaatgttaatgaagttaataaaagttagattacagaaatataatttaggcggtataaccgaccattataacataaatataaatgttagttatgatgataataatatttatcttagtaataaataatagaagatatcgttaaagaattttttttattaccttgattatacggagcacttcgtgctgataacgtgttataattcagtaggcttataactacctttagtggtttggttcgtgACTATAGGttactaataaacttaaaataagagagagtaAAAGAATGGTGATGAAATATATTCTATATGTGTGAATTAGTGTATCATTGATTACAATCgatcacatatatatagtacaataaTTCACTGTGTAGAACAGTAATATCCGTGAATGATTTTGTGATTCATCATATTTGTTGATTACCAACTTTACTTTAATATTGTGGGCCACTTGACATATAACAATAGTCTAATTATACGGCATGAAGTTGAAAATCAGAGAAATTTACATGTAAGGGTAAAAAAATGTGAAAAGTTTTAATAATTTCCAAAGCATGTAGCACATCTTTAAAAAATAAGTATGTCATGTAGTTCATAATACCATTCTAATCATACAACATTAATTTTAAATCAGTCCTCAATGTTATTCGAAAATAAGCTACATATAATTAGCAATGACGCAATATAGGCCACTTAAAAAACAAACCAACGTTCGAATTATTATTGTGTACTGTTTTCTCTTAATTTCAAATTTTAATCTTTATTTGTTTGAGCTTTTACAAAGGAGTATGACAAACAAAATAAAACTTATTGGACCACAAGCTGCGGTACGTTACCGTCTCAAATCTTTTTCTTAATTTTTTGAAAGACAAAACCCTAAAATATAACTATTGGATCAGTTCCCGGGAGTACCCTCAAAAAAAGGAACATTGGCCATTTCGGGTTAAGAAGATGTCAAAGCGCCTTTCTCTCTCTAAGAACGGCGCGTTCCGTGGTGTGAAGTGGGAGAGAAGGGATATAATTTGGATACTGTCGGCGAGGCGCTTCAAATTTTAGACCCCAAAAGTCTAGCTAGACAAATTTATGGATACTAACGCTCACAATGCGGCTTCAAATCTGATGCGTTTGTTGGCGTCTGCTAAATTAGATATCTGACGGGTATTTTTTTGGGTGGTTTGCTATTTTTCATCCAAATAAAAAACAAGTGTAAATGTATACAATTAAGAAATAATTACATGTAGGGCCCTTGCGATTTACTTCAAATTTCATTCGAGGTCCCTAAACTTTGAATTTTGACAAGAGGGTCCTCATACTTCACACTTGTTTTACGAGGGGTCTCTTTGACTAAAAACCGTTACTTTTTCGTTAAGCAATAGCATGTGCACGACCGTTACTTTTCGTTAAGTGGTAGCATGTGCACAACACGCAATGCTACATTCGGAGCTTTCTCTATTATATATAACTAGAAAAAAAAattgaccgcgcgttgctgcggttgtattcaacgcgcggtcgaatttggatatacgttgtttagtacttaatatatctagtaggttgggttgtttgttagacgtgtacgtatatgtatgaaatatagcccaaaatatttagttttttttttaacgatttctgtttcgcgtatagttagtcccgttgtgttcgtaaaattatttcgagttgaacggtggtctcggaaaaatttaactcgcaccgagcgcgAATATAGGGCCTgttatttagtttttttttaacgatgtccgtttcgcgtatagttattcGCGTTgtgttcgtgagattttttcgagttgaacggtggtctcggaaaaatttaactcgcactgagtgagaagatagggcccgttataaattcgggtggaataagtttcttatattttaataaaattatatatttacactttttactcctgaaaaagtgtaaagtaaaggggttgttgtgtaatttgAGCGGAAGTTGAGggaccatttgtagtgtgaacgcaaactcaaaacgacgttCCGTTAAAGCTAAAGCGACCAGAATTTTGGTCACTTTTAGTATTTATTCGCGTTgtgttcgtgagattttttcgagttgaacggtggtctcggaaaaatttaactcgcaccgagtgagaagatagggcccgttataaattcgggtggaataagtttcttttattttaataaaattatatatttacaatttttatccctgaaaaagtgtaaagtgaAGGGGTGATTCTGTATTTTGAGCGGAAGTTGAGGGACCATTTGTAGTGTGAGCGCAAATGCAAAGCGAAGTTTCGTTAAAGATAAAGCAACCAAAATTTTGGTTTCTTTTAGTATataggtaaaataaaataaaataaaataaaataaaataaaatagtaatagtaattttgAAATATGCGctgattttaatttaatttattatttaaaaaaaatgaagGATCTTTAATGTTGGAGGTCAAAGTTGGATGCTCAAGTTTAGAGTTACCGTGATGTAAGTACTTAATTTCATGTTTTCATCAACTTTTATGTATGTATCTATATTTTGTTTGGTTTACTGGTACTGGATCCATCAAGTATGTAATAATGCCAACTTGAAATGCTACAAGTTTGATAAGAGTTAGATGATTGTTGAAAAATTGTGAAATTGTAATTGAAAGACAAACTATTCTGTTTTCCCAAAACAGTTTGATATGATTCTGGGGATGTCAATGTTGACTGTGGTTAGTTATTAGTAAGAAGTTACATTTAGAATGTGTAGTCACTAATGGTGTCACTCGTTGTTTAGATCCATGGATCATGTTGTTGTCTAACAAATAACATCGTAGCCAATCTCGAGCTTAAAGTATCGTCAAGTTCAATATGGGATTTACATAGTTTTTATAAAGATTACCTGTAAACCGACAAAAACGTTTACACATAAGAACCAGTCTACAGAAACAACAAGAAGATGTAACCAGGCATCAGTTTAAAGAACCTTGGGGTAAACTTCTACCTGCAGTTTCGTCTTGTCAAATTTTGTTCAAGGTAGCAAAATGGGCGGGTCGGGTATCTTGTGGAGATGGGTCTGCATGGGTTGGCTCATTATCAATGTTCGTTATTTTAAGAGGATACAATTAGTTATTAATCAAAATATGATTACAGAAGATGATTTTTTTATAGTAATATGTACTACTAAATTTTTCTTCAAATCAAACGGGTTAGAGATTCTAATGAGTTGAACAGGCTACTTTATTTGACCCATTGACCTTGCAGTCAAGATTTTTTTTACCAATTTAACCAACCCATAATCAAGTAGTTATAGTCTGGATTGACCTGTTTTCATGTAGATAAGTTGAAATTGCTACCTATGCGTATTGCTCTAGATATAGAATTATGGAATCTGAATTTGTTTGTCTTAAACTCATGTATAGCTGCAAAATGTTTCTGGAGATGTTAAAGATACTGAAGATTCAAAAGTCAAAGAAAAGAAACCGTAAAAAAAACTTAATCCAAAGTTTCTATGAAGTGGTCATGTCAAAAATATCATATTTGTCATGTTTCAATATCGTATTTTATGATGATCTTGATATTATCTTCCATGCTAGATGATTTAAAGCATATCTGTACATTTGTATTGGTGAGTCTTGTGATGCAAGAATTGTGTACAtcatttaaatgaattttgaccgtCGGCATTGTAGATTCATTGCAGATTAAACGAGTAGATTAGATCAGCATTCAAGCAAGTTGATTCGTCTACTGATAATATTATGTGCTACTCAAGGTGTTGTAAAACTCCAAATATCCACCGTTTGTACATCTGTTCATGAAAAATACTGAACTAGTCAACTACATTACACTCGCAAATAAATACAACAAGAAGATCGAATTCAAAATTGAAATGTAGTGGAATTGTATCGGTACCAAACCAATTTTATAAATACAGTATTTGGTTCTTAAGTTAAGGTCAAAAGAATAGCAGTACCAAGCGGTTCGGTACCGGTAGAATATCATGTTCATCCGGATGCATTTAAATTGATTTAAAGTCAAACAATGTCGACTTTAAAATGGCAATGTTCATACATGCGTTTACTTTCAGGTCAAGCATTCACTCAATTATGTGATTATTATGCTTTAGTTGACTTTGTAGCACATTTTgacttttttgaaggaaatggaggCTAATATGGACAAGAATTATATCACTAATTTCCGATACTTTCAAATACATCAAACATTTACATCACTTGGCAattgttatttattatattttaaaccAAATTAAGCTAAATATTCAATTTCATTCTCTATCAAAATGCATTGGGATTCTCCTCAAGAAGCCATGCCATGGGTGGGGTTGTATGTTGGTGTAGCATCATTAGTTTGCACTTTAGCAATGGCAGCCGATCTCTTTCAAGGTTTCCGACAACGCAAACTTTGGTTTCCATGCAAATTTTTCACTCTCAATGCTGCTTCCATCACGCTAATAGCAATAGCCATGAAACTACCTGTCGATCTAACTAGCGACATGTCTAGTTTGAACGACAAGAATGCAAAGCTTGCCAGTATGCTTTTCTTGTTCACCCTTTTAGCTAACTTACTCCCGTCTTTAGGGCTAATGAATGATAACGAACTTCTTACAAACATCATAGCTTTGGGTATTCTCATAATCACCATTATTGTAAATGTATTCATTCAATCTGGTACTAACGTGTTTCTCGGAACAACTATAGAATTGCCTGTAATAATATTTCCTCTTCTTTTGCCTTTTTCATTAGCTTTAACAGTTCCAACATTAAGAAGACTATTAGAGCACCAGTATAACGAGTTACATAAATCGGCATCAACTGGTTTAGAGATCGAATTTCCGTACCAAGAATTTGTACATTACGTTAAAAAGTATTGGATGATGGCAGAAACTGGTAACCCTCAATTTGTACTTGCTTGTTCGCCGTTTTGTTCTGCTTCCGGGGTTATATGCTCGGTATATGTGGTAACTGCGTTTGGTAATTTGGTAAACCAGATCAAAAACTCATCGATTTTTTCGAATGCAAAGTCAGATTATAAGTGGTCAATTAATGTGATCATTTTCGTGCAGTCGATTGGGATTGTTGTAGGTAGTATAGCCCCAATATTTAGATCTTTTACTGCTTTCGGTGTTTTCAGCCTTTCGAGAAAATGGAGTATGAAACATGTAAACATGTTTAAAGTCGAAAAGCATTGGACTCAAAGGCTTCGACAGTGGAAGCGCAGTCATGTGCGTTCACATATCCCTGGCCGACATTGCAAAAAGGTTTTCCATATTGttaaaaacatgtttttgaacatcTGTTTAGCACTTCATGTAACAATTGTGGTTATTTGTAAAACCTTGCGTCTCATTCCCAGTTCTTCGGTGATCATGTTATCGTCTTCTTGTTATCTCTGCAAGTTATTCTTAAAAAGGTTCAAAAGGGACTCCAATGCATCAAACAGTGACGCAAGATCGGAGATGAAAGAGTATACTAACCATGTTATACAGCTTGAAAGAGAGGCGAAGCTTTCGAACAGAGTATTGAAAAGTATGCTCAAATCTATAACAAAACTTCTAGTAGAGTCCGAAGGAAAAGAACCCAGAAATCTTATTAAGTTTCTAGAAAAATCTATAGGTTTCGACGGGGTAGTAGATTTCGTAAGTGACGAGGTTCCGGCTTTACAATCGGAAGAAACCCTAAATTGTTGGAGTCTAGTAGTAGTGACACTAACTGCCATAGCTATTGCACTTCCTAACATTGCAAATAGTAACATCAATGTGCTACTTTCGAGTATGAAGGAAGGTCTACAACTTGTACGACACATCGAAGAAAGTTTAAATGCAAATGGCGAATTGTTAAAGGCAAGAAAAGCAGCTAGACGAGTATGGACAAACGTTGAATTATACCGAAGGTGGTTAGAGATTGATCTTCAAAAGAAGGCTCATAAAGGGAAAACGTCAAAGGAAATTCTTCAATGGTTGGGCGATGAAGCTGTAAAAATTGTGATACAGTTCAAGAAATGCAAAAACGGAAATCTAGAGCAGTCACATCATAAGTTCATCGCTGCGAATACCATGTACAAAATTAGCCAAACTGTATTGCTACATTGCAATGAGGTAGAAAATTGGCCGAGAGATGAGGAACTTTTTGAGTGGATATCGATTACAATTGCAGATATATTATGTGCATGCTTTACTAATTTACCGCGGGTCATAACTATGAAATGCCATGATGGTTCCTTAGAGAAGCGAGAAGAAAGCATTCAGACTGCAGCCCAACTTCTTGGTAAATCGAAAAAGATTTTGAATATCGTTAAAACGAACCAACTTCCTACCTTAGATCCGGACACAATGGCTTACATTGATGAGTGGCATGCATTATTAAAAAGTCAAAATCCCAATGGTTGTGCTTCTTTAGCCAGGATTGAATCAGGTTCTTCAAATTCTAATGAATGGGTTGTAACAATTTAACAATGATAACGGTATATTGTTTGATCTTAAACTCTTAAGATAATATTTGAATGCATAAATTTCAAGTGATTATTAGTACTTAAACACAGAATTTGACTTTAATCTGATAGCAAGAAAAAGCGACTAAAATTTCATCAACATCATAATCATAAAGATAATGAAATATAAGGTAAACTTCCAAATAATACAGTGGGAAGAAAATTGCAGGTGTCTTAGTTGGGTGTTTTTAATTAAGCTTTTGCTATAGTTGCTTGTTCTTAAATGTTACCATTTACAGATTTGCATATTCTTTAAATTGGTATCCAATGGTTCGTCATTCAAACTTGACTAAAATAATGGCTGTAACGTCTACTTGGAACTTCAAAATCACACAAGGTTGCCCATTTACCCTTGAATTTCACCCaagggtgccttccgcacatcgcgCTACGGGGGCAGTATGAGAGAGGAGGTTTTACCGTCCATGCCCTATGCCCTCGGATTGGGCCAGGTTTCATTCTAGACAgaagttgggggcgggttatgcaactgtggGAGATGAACgagtgggtggttaagtccccctggaAGATCTTGTTAGTACATTTTATGAGATGTCCATCGCTGTCGAATAGTCTGAGAATGGTTTAGGTCTACGTTACCTAGGATTGTATTGAACAAGAAAACTCATgtcgcaggagcatatgtgaccaaaCGTTGTAATATAGATCTGTCACTCGAGTGACAGAAGTCACTCGTGCGGTTGCGTGCTCAACCGTGCGTGTGAGCTGACAGTAGGCAGACACTATAAATAGAGTTTTCTAGGTTCTTTGTCATTTGAGCACCTAGTGAGAGTTGAGACAAATGTAGAGAGAGGTGAGCTCcacctcttcaccttcatggtggagaGGATCCTTGGTGGATTGATGCTCCAACCACCATGAAAATTAAAGCTCGTTAGTCTAGATTCATGTAATGTTTAGTGTAACCATGTATCCTTTTTATTGCATGTAATTGTGACTAAcaatatataaaacattatttcaaAATTACCAAATAAGTTATTGTTATTCAGAAACAATTCTATTCATAATCTTTGAATCATTTAGATTATGATTCATTCAGCGTTTAATCATTTAGTTTTTATCAAACGCACGCTAAGTTTACCATTAGGCCACCATTAGGGGCGCATCTAGAGCTTAAGGAGTGGGGTCCTATGACCCGACTAGTGTGAAGATTTTTTATACAATATTATTTTCAAATTGTATAGGGCACCATTAAATATAACTATAGGACCTCacatattttttaaatttttattgaaTTTTCATCCTGTATTCGttaggggtgtgcaccatttggtttcaaaccgaataaaccaaatatcgaatcgaatccaaataaaaagaaaaaagaaaaaaaaacaaaccgaattttttaaacggttttcggatcgatcgaaaccgaaaccaaattcgtaattcggtttttggttgggttttcggttttgattttataagtttcaaaatcggaaaaccgaaccgaataaatCAAAAAACCAAAAACCTAACCGCTGAACACACCTCTAGTATTCGTCACTGGCCATCATCCTCAAGTCTTACATGCGTTTACTTTCGGTCAAGCATATTGTGTGATTATTATTCTTTCATTGACTTTGTAGCATGCATTATTGACTTTTTTTGAAGAAAATGGAGGCTAATATGGACATGAATTATAATACTTATTCCCGAAAGTAACAAATACGgagtacttattctcgaaactttcAAATACATCAAACATTTACAATTTACATCA includes these proteins:
- the LOC139855038 gene encoding uncharacterized protein, translating into MHWDSPQEAMPWVGLYVGVASLVCTLAMAADLFQGFRQRKLWFPCKFFTLNAASITLIAIAMKLPVDLTSDMSSLNDKNAKLASMLFLFTLLANLLPSLGLMNDNELLTNIIALGILIITIIVNVFIQSGTNVFLGTTIELPVIIFPLLLPFSLALTVPTLRRLLEHQYNELHKSASTGLEIEFPYQEFVHYVKKYWMMAETGNPQFVLACSPFCSASGVICSVYVVTAFGNLVNQIKNSSIFSNAKSDYKWSINVIIFVQSIGIVVGSIAPIFRSFTAFGVFSLSRKWSMKHVNMFKVEKHWTQRLRQWKRSHVRSHIPGRHCKKVFHIVKNMFLNICLALHVTIVVICKTLRLIPSSSVIMLSSSCYLCKLFLKRFKRDSNASNSDARSEMKEYTNHVIQLEREAKLSNRVLKSMLKSITKLLVESEGKEPRNLIKFLEKSIGFDGVVDFVSDEVPALQSEETLNCWSLVVVTLTAIAIALPNIANSNINVLLSSMKEGLQLVRHIEESLNANGELLKARKAARRVWTNVELYRRWLEIDLQKKAHKGKTSKEILQWLGDEAVKIVIQFKKCKNGNLEQSHHKFIAANTMYKISQTVLLHCNEVENWPRDEELFEWISITIADILCACFTNLPRVITMKCHDGSLEKREESIQTAAQLLGKSKKILNIVKTNQLPTLDPDTMAYIDEWHALLKSQNPNGCASLARIESGSSNSNEWVVTI